A single window of Mycolicibacterium aurum DNA harbors:
- a CDS encoding methionyl-tRNA formyltransferase has protein sequence MRVAMFGYQTWGHRTLEALLKSRHEVCLVVTHPTSDHVYESIWADSVEGLARDHGIEVFLAKRPSPELVDRVSALAPDVMVANNWRTKLPKELFGIPRFGTVNLHDSLLPKFTGFSPVIWSLISGASHTGLTAHLMDDELDTGAILVQRAVEITPASTGTSLVFDTLDLVPEVLEEALDGLEYGTASPVAQDLAQRTFFHKRSDRDSLVDWNWPAADIERLIRALSDPYPNAYSYFRGERIRLISAHVSRCAYGGTPGRVFIEEDGGMVIVAGSDAYRGRSPGLVLDVVRTDDGVDRRAVDYFGRGGGYLTSD, from the coding sequence GTGCGTGTAGCGATGTTCGGTTATCAGACGTGGGGACACCGAACGCTTGAAGCCCTGTTGAAGTCACGGCACGAGGTGTGCCTGGTGGTCACGCACCCCACGAGCGATCATGTCTACGAATCGATTTGGGCCGACTCGGTGGAGGGTCTCGCGCGTGACCACGGTATCGAGGTGTTCCTCGCGAAGCGACCATCGCCCGAGTTGGTGGATCGGGTCTCTGCTTTGGCACCCGATGTGATGGTCGCCAACAACTGGCGAACCAAGCTTCCGAAAGAACTGTTCGGCATTCCCCGTTTCGGAACCGTCAATCTCCACGACTCGCTGCTGCCGAAGTTCACCGGCTTTTCACCAGTGATCTGGTCATTGATCAGCGGTGCCAGCCACACCGGCCTGACCGCGCACCTGATGGACGACGAACTCGACACCGGGGCGATCCTGGTGCAACGCGCGGTGGAGATCACGCCGGCCAGCACCGGGACGAGCCTGGTCTTCGACACGCTGGACCTGGTGCCCGAAGTCCTGGAAGAGGCGCTCGACGGCCTGGAGTACGGTACCGCCTCCCCGGTGGCCCAGGATCTCGCGCAGCGCACCTTCTTCCACAAGCGGTCCGACCGCGACAGCCTGGTGGACTGGAATTGGCCCGCTGCCGACATCGAGCGGCTGATCCGCGCGCTGTCAGACCCATATCCGAACGCGTACAGCTACTTTCGCGGCGAGCGTATCCGACTGATCTCCGCACACGTGTCGCGGTGCGCCTATGGCGGCACGCCGGGCCGGGTGTTCATCGAAGAGGACGGCGGCATGGTGATCGTGGCCGGGTCCGACGCCTACCGCGGCCGGTCGCCGGGGCTGGTGCTCGATGTGGTGCGCACCGACGACGGGGTCGACCGGCGCGCCGTCGACTACTTCGGCCGAGGCGGGGGCTATCTCACCTCCGACTGA
- a CDS encoding FecCD family ABC transporter permease translates to MSVPAVDFGRRQCVLRVGTVAVRASLRAVCVVSALSIGALVLAVIAIGFGKYHVAPWDVLAVLTGANTSFDRVVVLDWRMSRMLMALLVGAAFGVSGAIFQALTRNALGSPDIIGINVGAYTGALAIMVTVGGGYYAIAGGALAGGLVTAMVVYALSYRNGLAGYRLIVVGIGVSAVLNSVNQWIVIKLDHRAAVTAVVWQQGSLSGMSWSQVVPMAACLAVLAAALLALGPQLPVLQLGDDAAGALGVHPDRARIGYLVVGVGMVALACAAAGPIAFIALAAPQLARRLTASPGVALVPAAAMGAVLLLVCDVIAQRLFGDNEIPVGPVTVSLGGSYLIYLLITQARRR, encoded by the coding sequence ATGAGCGTCCCCGCCGTGGACTTCGGCCGGCGTCAGTGCGTGCTCCGCGTCGGAACGGTGGCCGTGCGCGCATCCTTGCGCGCGGTGTGCGTGGTGTCCGCGTTGTCGATCGGGGCCCTGGTGCTCGCGGTCATCGCCATCGGGTTCGGCAAGTATCACGTCGCACCGTGGGATGTGCTGGCGGTGCTGACCGGCGCCAACACCTCGTTCGACCGCGTGGTGGTTCTGGACTGGCGGATGAGCCGCATGCTGATGGCACTGCTCGTCGGGGCGGCGTTCGGCGTATCCGGCGCGATCTTTCAGGCGTTGACCCGCAATGCGCTGGGCAGCCCCGACATCATCGGGATCAATGTCGGGGCCTACACAGGCGCGCTGGCCATCATGGTGACGGTCGGCGGTGGGTACTACGCGATCGCCGGCGGCGCCCTGGCGGGCGGGTTGGTGACCGCGATGGTGGTGTACGCCCTGTCCTATCGCAACGGACTCGCGGGCTATCGGCTCATCGTGGTCGGCATCGGCGTCAGCGCGGTACTGAATTCGGTCAACCAGTGGATCGTCATCAAACTCGACCACCGCGCCGCTGTCACCGCCGTTGTGTGGCAGCAGGGTTCGCTGAGCGGCATGTCGTGGTCTCAGGTCGTGCCGATGGCGGCGTGCCTGGCGGTGTTGGCGGCGGCGCTCCTCGCACTGGGCCCTCAGCTGCCCGTCCTCCAACTCGGCGACGACGCCGCAGGAGCACTCGGCGTACATCCCGACCGGGCGCGCATCGGATACCTTGTGGTCGGGGTCGGCATGGTGGCACTCGCCTGCGCCGCGGCCGGGCCGATCGCGTTCATCGCGCTGGCCGCACCGCAGCTGGCCCGCAGGCTCACCGCCAGCCCCGGTGTCGCGCTGGTCCCCGCCGCGGCGATGGGTGCCGTGCTGCTGCTCGTCTGTGACGTCATCGCCCAACGGCTGTTCGGCGACAACGAAATACCTGTCGGCCCGGTGACCGTGTCATTGGGTGGCAGTTACCTCATCTACCTCTTGATCACGCAGGCCCGGCGCCGATGA
- a CDS encoding ankyrin repeat domain-containing protein, whose product MASTLPDNPSLDHLRAEARTLQREVAVAAPDAVDAVRRHHPRAELALTKDRFALHDAQLVVARRYGFSGWSALAQYLRAAAALSVDPARFDERAMSGPDRFCALAVLRYTDDDAPPRWASAARMLSAEPGLADAHVWAAAAAGDPDALARHLTQCEDVNAAGGPFGWAPLLYLCYSRVDVHRTADQLLTAATLLLDAGADPNAGYLWRGMSTPFTALTGAFGEGEQGARRQPRHPHCSELAALLLRRGAHPVDQQSLYNRMFRPDNSHLELLFAHGLADAAPSPWERRLGGAMESRAQMWRRQVDWAAAHGFAERLDLLARHGVDVAGAQVRMAELPDDVNALDQDGATALHHAAWSGDIGLIRRLLDAGADPSVTDRRFDATPQGWAQYAYQTEAADLLGAVTEPRS is encoded by the coding sequence ATGGCCAGCACGTTGCCCGACAACCCGTCACTGGATCATCTCCGCGCCGAGGCCCGCACGCTGCAGCGGGAGGTGGCGGTCGCCGCCCCCGATGCCGTGGACGCTGTCCGTCGGCATCACCCGCGAGCGGAGCTCGCGCTCACGAAGGACAGGTTCGCCCTGCACGACGCGCAACTGGTCGTCGCTCGCCGGTACGGCTTCTCCGGCTGGTCCGCCCTCGCGCAGTATCTCCGGGCCGCAGCCGCCCTCAGCGTGGATCCGGCACGCTTCGACGAACGTGCGATGTCGGGGCCCGACCGGTTCTGCGCGCTCGCGGTGTTGCGCTACACCGACGACGATGCACCGCCGCGGTGGGCGTCCGCCGCGCGAATGTTGAGCGCCGAACCCGGACTCGCCGACGCCCACGTATGGGCGGCTGCCGCCGCCGGCGACCCGGACGCGTTGGCGCGCCATCTGACTCAGTGCGAGGACGTGAATGCCGCTGGGGGACCGTTCGGATGGGCTCCGCTGCTGTATCTGTGCTACTCCCGCGTCGACGTCCACCGCACCGCAGACCAACTTCTCACTGCAGCAACGCTTCTCCTCGATGCGGGAGCCGATCCGAACGCGGGGTACCTGTGGCGCGGAATGTCCACGCCGTTCACGGCGCTCACCGGAGCGTTCGGCGAGGGGGAGCAGGGGGCTCGGCGACAGCCCCGCCACCCGCACTGCTCCGAGCTGGCGGCGCTCCTGCTCCGGCGCGGGGCCCACCCGGTCGACCAGCAGTCGCTGTACAACAGGATGTTCCGGCCCGACAATTCGCACCTGGAGCTGCTCTTCGCGCACGGGCTGGCCGATGCCGCACCGAGTCCGTGGGAGCGCAGACTGGGCGGGGCGATGGAGTCCCGCGCGCAGATGTGGCGGCGGCAGGTCGACTGGGCCGCCGCACACGGGTTCGCCGAGCGTCTCGACCTGCTGGCACGTCACGGAGTGGACGTCGCGGGAGCGCAAGTGCGCATGGCCGAGCTGCCCGATGATGTGAACGCCCTCGACCAGGACGGTGCCACGGCGTTGCACCACGCCGCGTGGAGCGGTGACATCGGGCTCATCCGCCGGCTGCTCGACGCGGGAGCGGATCCGTCGGTCACCGACCGCAGGTTCGACGCAACTCCGCAGGGCTGGGCCCAGTACGCGTACCAAACGGAGGCCGCCGACCTGCTCGGCGCGGTTACCGAGCCTCGGTCGTGA
- a CDS encoding siderophore-interacting protein, with product MSFSYASVVETARLSARLQRIVLHVDDPAALDVKRAGDSAVGIYFAGSASDETDSSEGRNYSVRRHDGDRITVDVVLHDAGPGTDWASTTRPGDRVGLDHARSWYRPGPDTDWQLLVTDLSGLPATARILEEMSEATATTLIAEVAGTDDLDYLPKRPGIALITSVGTGNGHGPSTLARAVTELEMRAGRGYCWFAGEAAESRAVRKHLRGLGWTIDQYDITGYWRQDSEAWDARFAEVQDDVLAVYERALTDGKEDKVAFEEFDEACERIGL from the coding sequence GTGTCGTTCTCGTATGCCTCTGTGGTCGAGACCGCCCGGCTGAGTGCCCGCCTGCAGCGGATCGTGCTGCACGTCGACGATCCCGCCGCGCTCGACGTCAAACGCGCCGGTGACTCCGCAGTAGGCATCTACTTTGCGGGGTCAGCCTCGGACGAGACGGACTCATCCGAGGGCCGTAACTACTCGGTCCGCCGTCACGACGGCGACCGCATCACCGTCGACGTGGTGCTGCACGACGCCGGCCCCGGGACCGATTGGGCGTCGACCACCCGGCCCGGTGACCGGGTCGGCCTCGATCACGCCAGGTCGTGGTACCGGCCCGGGCCGGACACCGACTGGCAATTGCTGGTCACCGACTTGTCCGGACTGCCGGCGACTGCGCGCATCCTCGAAGAGATGTCCGAGGCCACCGCGACGACCCTGATCGCCGAGGTCGCCGGGACCGACGACCTCGACTACCTGCCGAAGCGTCCGGGCATTGCGCTGATCACCAGCGTCGGCACCGGAAACGGGCACGGCCCAAGCACACTCGCACGTGCGGTCACCGAACTGGAGATGCGTGCCGGGCGCGGCTACTGCTGGTTCGCCGGAGAGGCCGCCGAGTCCCGGGCTGTGCGCAAGCACCTCCGGGGACTCGGGTGGACGATCGACCAGTACGACATCACCGGATACTGGCGGCAGGATTCGGAGGCCTGGGACGCCAGGTTCGCCGAGGTGCAGGACGACGTCCTCGCCGTGTACGAGCGCGCGCTGACCGACGGTAAAGAAGACAAGGTGGCGTTCGAGGAGTTCGACGAAGCCTGCGAGCGGATCGGCCTCTGA
- a CDS encoding FecCD family ABC transporter permease, with protein MTTQAEAPSTPVARRPTPRSRAVGLAVAAMVLCLVCVASLAVGTENVSLSTVWQAVTHYRDVGDQWIVHDLRIPRTVLGLLVGLALGLSGTLIQAVGRNPLADTEILGINSGAALFVVCAIAFLGLSGIWTYIWFAFAGALFAMAAVYLVGIAGRATVTPVRVLLAGVAVAAVLEGFGYAVRLRYPRAFDNMRFWDSGALDGRPLDVALAISPFIAVGAVLCLTVSRSLNVTAFGDELAKSLGGNVVRTQVLSLVAVTLLAGAATAGAGPIGFVGLMVPHAVRRFTGPDWRWILAYAVVVAPALLLAADIVGRVVIPPAELPAGIVTAFIGAPVLIWLIRKRGADRT; from the coding sequence GTGACCACCCAGGCTGAGGCTCCCTCGACGCCCGTCGCACGGCGACCGACCCCGCGCAGCAGGGCCGTCGGTCTGGCCGTGGCAGCCATGGTGCTGTGCCTGGTGTGTGTGGCCAGCCTCGCCGTCGGCACCGAGAACGTGTCGCTGTCCACCGTGTGGCAGGCGGTCACCCACTACCGGGACGTCGGCGATCAGTGGATCGTCCACGATCTCCGCATTCCCCGGACGGTGCTGGGATTGCTGGTCGGGCTCGCGCTCGGCCTCTCCGGAACCCTGATCCAGGCGGTGGGGCGGAATCCGCTCGCCGACACCGAGATACTCGGAATCAATTCTGGGGCAGCACTTTTCGTGGTGTGCGCGATCGCCTTCCTCGGCTTGTCGGGAATTTGGACCTACATCTGGTTCGCGTTCGCGGGCGCATTGTTCGCGATGGCAGCGGTGTATCTGGTGGGCATCGCGGGACGCGCCACCGTCACCCCCGTGCGCGTTCTGCTGGCCGGCGTCGCCGTGGCCGCGGTACTCGAGGGATTCGGCTACGCGGTGCGGTTGCGCTATCCCCGTGCCTTCGACAACATGAGGTTCTGGGACTCCGGTGCACTCGACGGCCGCCCCCTCGACGTGGCGCTGGCGATCAGCCCGTTCATCGCGGTCGGCGCCGTGCTGTGCCTGACGGTCTCCCGCTCACTCAACGTCACCGCCTTCGGCGACGAACTTGCGAAAAGCCTCGGCGGCAACGTGGTTCGTACCCAGGTACTCAGCCTGGTGGCCGTCACACTGCTTGCCGGCGCCGCGACCGCAGGCGCCGGGCCGATCGGCTTCGTCGGCCTCATGGTGCCGCACGCGGTGCGCAGGTTCACCGGCCCTGACTGGCGCTGGATCCTGGCGTACGCGGTGGTCGTCGCTCCCGCCCTGCTTCTGGCTGCCGACATCGTCGGCCGCGTGGTCATCCCGCCCGCTGAGCTCCCCGCCGGCATCGTGACCGCGTTCATCGGCGCACCGGTGCTGATCTGGCTCATCCGCAAGCGAGGGGCGGACCGCACATGA
- a CDS encoding ABC transporter ATP-binding protein codes for MTDARLQASELSIGYDDTTIVTELSVDVRDGRITVIVGPNACGKSTLLRGLARLLKPSAGQVILDGADITTLHTKEVARRLGLLPQSSIAPEGITVADLVSRGRFPHQRLLRQWSADDQAAVAEAMRCTGVTELAGRLVDELSGGQRQRVWVAMVLAQQTPLLLLDEPTTYLDIAHQVELLDLFAMLNRERGHTVVAVLHDLNHACRYADEIVVMAAGRIVAQGDPATVITADLVENVYGLRCQIIADPETGTPLIAPRASPHLSRR; via the coding sequence ATGACTGACGCGCGGCTGCAAGCCTCAGAACTGTCCATCGGCTACGACGACACGACGATCGTCACGGAGCTGTCCGTCGACGTCCGCGACGGACGGATCACCGTCATCGTCGGCCCCAACGCATGTGGCAAGTCCACGTTGCTGCGCGGCCTGGCCCGATTACTGAAACCCTCGGCGGGGCAGGTCATCCTGGACGGCGCCGATATCACGACACTGCATACCAAGGAGGTGGCCCGTCGGCTGGGCCTTCTCCCCCAGTCCTCGATCGCCCCCGAGGGCATCACCGTCGCCGACCTCGTGTCGCGGGGGCGTTTCCCGCACCAGAGACTTCTGCGCCAGTGGTCGGCCGACGACCAGGCCGCCGTTGCCGAGGCCATGCGGTGTACCGGGGTGACCGAACTGGCGGGCCGGCTGGTCGATGAGCTCTCCGGCGGTCAGCGCCAACGGGTCTGGGTGGCGATGGTGCTCGCCCAGCAGACACCGCTACTGCTCCTCGACGAGCCCACCACCTACCTCGACATCGCCCACCAGGTGGAACTCCTCGATCTGTTCGCGATGCTCAACCGCGAGCGCGGCCACACCGTCGTCGCTGTTCTGCACGACCTCAATCACGCGTGCCGGTATGCCGACGAGATCGTGGTCATGGCGGCGGGACGCATTGTGGCCCAGGGTGACCCGGCGACGGTGATCACCGCCGACCTGGTCGAGAATGTCTATGGCCTGCGCTGCCAGATCATCGCAGACCCGGAGACCGGCACACCGCTGATCGCGCCGCGCGCGTCTCCGCATCTCAGTCGGAGGTGA
- a CDS encoding ABC transporter ATP-binding protein, whose amino-acid sequence MRRTWSWLVGELRARRGPSVATVLVGLAAAGAATVPIYLLGTLVDRVDAGSPAGSLVSLAVVIGVAALIGGLGTGLSQYLITRLGEHAVADLREDVLRKALQLPATTIEESGRGDLLSRVGADVAAVAKAVSQVLPDMLNAFFLGIVTLVGMASLDWRLGLAGALCIPAYAAGLWWFLPRSTPMYAEQRVALAERAQATVESIQGARTIDAYEVHAGHLAGIERASARARDLEVSVFTLFTRLVGRVNRAEFIGLAATLVVGFLLVRDDVVTVGQVTAAALMFHRLFNPIGMMMYNFDEIQAGAACLARLVGVVDMLPQAEPTTGTRPAPRPTGADVSVSGVFFAYGSGPAVLQDVSLTIPAGTRCALVGTTGAGKTTLAAVIAGLYLPNRGQSLIGGVPVADIAEDELRSWVATITQEIHVFSGPLIDDLRLAAPDAGPEQVWAALDQVGARDWVAALDEGLDTLVGEQGTALTAAQAQHIALARVVLADPRVVVLDEATAEAGSAHAAELEAAALAATAGRTTLVVAHRLTQAATADQIVVMDQGRIVEQGTHAELLAHGGGYARLWNAWSAHN is encoded by the coding sequence ATGCGGCGCACCTGGAGCTGGCTGGTCGGCGAACTGCGCGCGCGGCGCGGACCCAGCGTCGCGACGGTGCTGGTGGGGCTGGCAGCTGCCGGCGCGGCGACCGTGCCGATCTACCTGCTCGGGACACTGGTGGACCGGGTGGACGCCGGAAGCCCGGCCGGCAGCCTGGTCAGCCTGGCCGTCGTGATCGGGGTGGCGGCGCTGATCGGCGGGCTGGGGACGGGGTTGTCGCAGTACCTCATCACTCGCCTCGGCGAGCACGCGGTGGCCGACCTACGGGAGGACGTGCTGCGAAAGGCGTTGCAACTGCCCGCGACAACCATCGAAGAGAGCGGCAGGGGCGATCTGTTGTCGCGGGTCGGTGCCGACGTCGCCGCGGTCGCCAAGGCGGTGTCGCAGGTGCTGCCCGACATGCTCAACGCGTTCTTCCTCGGCATCGTCACCCTGGTGGGCATGGCCAGCCTGGACTGGCGGCTCGGGCTCGCGGGTGCCCTATGTATCCCTGCCTACGCCGCCGGTCTGTGGTGGTTCCTGCCGCGATCGACACCGATGTATGCCGAGCAGCGCGTCGCACTCGCCGAACGCGCACAGGCGACCGTGGAGTCGATCCAGGGTGCGCGCACCATCGATGCCTACGAGGTGCACGCCGGCCACCTGGCCGGCATCGAACGCGCGTCGGCGCGCGCACGGGATCTCGAGGTGTCGGTGTTCACGTTGTTCACCCGATTGGTGGGGCGGGTGAACCGGGCCGAATTCATCGGCCTGGCAGCAACCTTGGTTGTCGGCTTCCTGCTGGTCCGAGACGATGTCGTCACCGTCGGTCAGGTCACCGCAGCGGCGCTCATGTTCCACCGACTGTTCAATCCGATCGGCATGATGATGTACAACTTCGACGAGATCCAAGCCGGTGCCGCATGCCTGGCCCGTCTCGTCGGCGTCGTCGACATGCTGCCGCAGGCGGAGCCGACCACCGGCACCCGCCCCGCCCCGCGCCCGACGGGGGCCGATGTGTCGGTTTCCGGCGTCTTCTTCGCCTACGGGTCCGGGCCTGCTGTGCTGCAGGATGTTTCGCTGACGATCCCGGCAGGCACCCGCTGCGCGCTGGTCGGCACCACCGGCGCGGGCAAGACCACCCTGGCCGCGGTGATCGCCGGGCTGTACCTGCCGAACCGCGGCCAGAGCCTCATCGGCGGCGTGCCCGTCGCCGACATCGCCGAGGACGAACTCCGCTCCTGGGTGGCGACCATCACCCAAGAGATCCACGTCTTCTCCGGTCCGTTGATCGACGACCTACGCCTGGCCGCACCCGACGCGGGTCCGGAGCAGGTGTGGGCCGCGCTCGACCAGGTCGGCGCCCGCGACTGGGTGGCAGCACTCGACGAGGGCCTCGACACCCTCGTCGGCGAACAGGGCACCGCACTGACCGCGGCGCAGGCACAGCACATCGCGCTTGCCCGTGTGGTTCTCGCCGATCCCCGGGTGGTGGTGCTCGACGAGGCCACCGCCGAGGCGGGCAGTGCCCACGCCGCGGAGTTGGAGGCGGCGGCCCTCGCCGCCACCGCGGGCCGCACCACGCTTGTGGTCGCCCATCGCCTGACGCAGGCGGCGACCGCCGACCAGATCGTCGTGATGGACCAGGGGCGCATCGTCGAGCAGGGCACGCATGCAGAACTCCTGGCACACGGCGGGGGTTACGCACGGCTGTGGAATGCATGGAGCGCGCACAACTGA
- a CDS encoding MbtH family protein translates to MSSNPFDDENGRFLVLMNGEEQYSLWPTFADVPAGWQTVYGGPDGTDRASALRYVDENWTDMRPRSLRERMEESAAHAADAISRN, encoded by the coding sequence ATGTCCAGCAATCCTTTTGATGACGAGAACGGCCGCTTCCTGGTGCTGATGAACGGCGAGGAGCAGTACTCGCTGTGGCCGACGTTCGCCGACGTGCCGGCAGGGTGGCAAACCGTCTACGGGGGCCCGGACGGCACCGACAGGGCGAGCGCGCTGCGCTACGTGGACGAGAACTGGACCGATATGCGCCCTCGGTCGCTGCGAGAGCGGATGGAAGAGTCCGCAGCCCATGCCGCCGATGCGATTTCGCGGAATTGA
- a CDS encoding ABC transporter ATP-binding protein — protein sequence MLRRAVTRNWRRLSSGSVLIAAHQLCEVSVPVLIGIIVDRAVATGSIPQILLWVAALAVLFVVLTVVYRFGARLLMAAIAHEGHLLRVELSRKILDPLGIRTDYKSGELLSISSTDAEEAAYLLDYVPRLVGALVATVACGAVLLTIDLPLGLMVLIGVPIVMAGLQLTAPLIAARVEDQQAEIGRATALATDLISGHRPLQGIGAQQNAAARYRLASRRSLAATLRATRLESAHAGAAAAAGALTAMAVALAAAYFALSGDLTLGQLITVIGLAQFLVEPFEVLAMMPSSVAEARASANRVATVLAAPARHRAPLTPSPRDHAAPGTVTVRDARHGGLRRLSLDVAAGEFVAVLAADSRDATAVMDLLSGHERAAELGAVRVNGSSIGEIPYGRRRATLLVEHHHGDLFSGTLRSNLALSGAPGDGSAIDRALAASCALDVMALYQDGLDHPVVERGASLSGGQRQRWTLARALAADPDVLVLHDPTTAVDAVTEQAIADGIRGLRSANGRTTIVLTSSPALLAAADRVILISEGRIQGQGTHDDLVGAHAVYRELVTR from the coding sequence GTGCTGCGCCGGGCAGTCACCCGTAACTGGCGGCGGCTGAGCAGCGGATCTGTTCTCATCGCTGCCCACCAATTGTGTGAGGTATCGGTGCCGGTGCTGATCGGCATCATCGTCGACCGGGCAGTCGCCACCGGGTCGATACCGCAGATCCTGCTGTGGGTTGCGGCGCTGGCCGTGCTGTTTGTGGTGCTCACGGTGGTGTATCGGTTCGGCGCGCGCCTACTGATGGCCGCGATCGCGCACGAGGGACATCTGCTCCGTGTCGAGTTGAGCCGCAAGATCCTTGATCCCCTGGGCATCCGCACCGACTACAAGTCCGGCGAGTTGCTGTCGATCTCGTCAACCGACGCCGAGGAAGCCGCCTACCTGCTGGACTATGTGCCGCGCCTCGTCGGCGCGTTGGTCGCGACGGTCGCGTGCGGCGCAGTTCTGCTGACCATCGATCTGCCCCTGGGGTTGATGGTGCTCATCGGTGTCCCCATCGTGATGGCGGGCCTGCAACTGACTGCTCCCCTGATCGCCGCCCGGGTGGAGGACCAGCAGGCCGAGATCGGCCGGGCAACCGCCCTGGCGACCGACCTGATCAGCGGACACCGCCCGCTGCAGGGCATCGGCGCCCAGCAGAACGCGGCCGCGCGGTACCGGCTGGCCAGCCGGCGCTCACTGGCCGCGACTCTGCGCGCCACCCGGCTGGAGAGCGCGCACGCGGGTGCCGCGGCAGCCGCAGGCGCACTGACGGCCATGGCGGTCGCCCTGGCGGCCGCATACTTCGCCCTGTCCGGCGACCTCACGCTCGGACAGCTGATCACCGTCATCGGTCTGGCGCAGTTTCTGGTCGAACCGTTCGAGGTGCTGGCGATGATGCCGAGTTCGGTGGCAGAAGCCCGCGCCTCCGCCAACCGAGTGGCCACGGTGCTGGCCGCACCGGCGCGACACCGGGCGCCGCTGACGCCCTCGCCGCGGGACCACGCCGCTCCCGGCACCGTGACCGTCCGCGATGCCCGGCACGGCGGTCTGCGCAGACTGTCACTGGACGTGGCTGCGGGCGAGTTCGTCGCCGTGCTGGCTGCCGACTCGCGCGACGCCACCGCCGTGATGGACCTGCTCTCCGGACACGAGCGAGCAGCCGAACTCGGCGCGGTTCGGGTGAACGGCAGCAGCATCGGCGAAATCCCGTACGGCCGGCGGCGTGCAACGCTGCTCGTCGAGCACCATCACGGTGACCTCTTCAGCGGAACACTGCGCTCCAACCTGGCCCTCTCCGGCGCCCCCGGCGACGGGTCTGCCATCGACCGAGCCTTGGCGGCTTCCTGCGCCCTTGATGTCATGGCGCTCTACCAGGACGGACTCGACCACCCCGTGGTGGAGCGCGGCGCCAGCCTGTCCGGCGGTCAACGCCAGCGGTGGACCCTGGCCCGCGCACTCGCCGCCGATCCCGACGTCCTCGTGCTGCACGACCCCACCACGGCGGTCGACGCGGTCACCGAGCAGGCGATCGCCGACGGCATCCGCGGGCTCAGGTCCGCCAACGGCCGGACGACGATCGTCTTGACCAGCAGCCCCGCCCTGTTGGCCGCCGCCGATCGGGTGATCCTCATCAGCGAGGGGCGGATCCAGGGCCAGGGCACCCACGACGATCTGGTTGGCGCGCACGCCGTCTATCGCGAGTTGGTGACGCGGTGA